The Arachis ipaensis cultivar K30076 chromosome B07, Araip1.1, whole genome shotgun sequence genome includes a window with the following:
- the LOC107609852 gene encoding nematode resistance protein-like HSPRO2, which produces MVDLEWKSKMARSKINVHDPKSPKLAVSDKPVLQPNLPALQLPLTPNDIKTASFPLCEAYDNYLRLPQLRTLWDSNNFPRWAHEPIMKPALNGLEITFRFISTVLSDPRPYANKREWARRLESLAKAQVQLISTLCKDQEESPETCGEVPVRDVSSSGYRSYSEASLLPRLATWHRSKDVAQRILATVEAEMTRCSYTLGLGEPNLTGKPILRYDAVCMPNELHSLETTPFDHVENFENLNLHATHQIVESWSRAARVLLESVAESVEGRRFEKAARECYAVERIWKLLSEIEDLHLLMDPNDFMKLKKQIAIRGFGDTAAFCFRSKELVEVAKICREMKRMVPGILEVEVDPKGGPGMVEAAMRIYAEKKAEGVVEVLQAMLGIEAAMKRFFYDYKQVVAAVMGSAEAGGNRVDSGDSLSQIFLEPTYFPSLDAAKTFLGYYWDNHENTLTWH; this is translated from the coding sequence ATGGTTGATTTAGAGTGGAAATCAAAGATGGCAAGGTCCAAAATCAACGTGCATGATCCCAAGTCTCCAAAACTCGCCGTTTCAGACAAACCCGTCCTTCAGCCAAACCTACCCGCTTTGCAACTACCTCTTACACCAAACGACATCAAAACAGCGTCGTTTCCCCTTTGTGAAGCTTACGACAACTATCTCCGCCTCCCTCAGCTCCGAACACTATGGGACTCAAACAACTTCCCCAGATGGGCCCATGAGCCCATCATGAAGCCCGCCCTCAACGGTCTCGAGATCACGTTCCGCTTCATCTCAACCGTTTTGTCGGACCCAAGGCCGTACGCGAACAAACGCGAGTGGGCCCGCAGGCTCGAGTCTTTGGCCAAGGCCCAGGTACAGCTCATCTCCACGCTCTGCAAAGACCAGGAAGAAAGCCCGGAGACATGTGGTGAAGTTCCGGTAAGGGACGTCAGCAGTAGCGGTTACAGAAGCTATAGCGAGGCTAGTTTGCTTCCAAGGCTCGCCACGTGGCACAGATCCAAAGATGTAGCTCAGAGGATCCTCGCCACCGTGGAAGCTGAGATGACGAGATGTTCGTACACTCTAGGCTTGGGCGAACCGAACCTCACCGGAAAACCGATCCTCCGTTACGACGCGGTTTGCATGCCAAACGAGCTTCACTCTCTCGAAACGACGCCATTTGACCACGTCGAGAACTTCGAGAATTTGAATCTCCACGCAACGCACCAGATTGTAGAGTCCTGGTCACGCGCCGCGCGCGTGCTGCTCGAGAGTGTTGCGGAGTCGGTGGAAGGAAGAAGGTTTGAGAAGGCGGCGAGGGAGTGCTACGCGGTGGAGCGGATCTGGAAGCTTCTATCGGAGATCGAGGACCTTCACTTATTGATGGATCCGAACGATTTCATGAAGCTGAAGAAGCAGATCGCGATTCGGGGTTTCGGCGATACGGCGGCGTTTTGCTTCCGATCGAAGGAGCTTGTGGAGGTGGCGAAGATTTGTAGGGAGATGAAGAGGATGGTACCGGGGATATTGGAGGTGGAGGTTGATCCGAAGGGAGGGCCGGGTATGGTGGAGGCGGCGATGAGGATTTACGCGGAGAAGAAGGCGGAGGGTGTGGTTGAGGTGCTGCAAGCGATGCTGGGGATAGAGGCGGCGATGAAGAGATTCTTCTACGATTACAAGCAGGTTGTAGCGGCGGTGATGGGAAGCGCGGAGGCTGGCGGGAACCGAGTTGATTCAGGTGACTCGCTAAGTCAGATATTCTTGGAGCCAACGTATTTTCCGAGCCTCGATGCGGCAAAGACGTTCCTGGGATATTATTGGGATAATCACGAAAATACCCTTACTTGGCACTAA